One Malus domestica chromosome 11, GDT2T_hap1 genomic region harbors:
- the LOC103447489 gene encoding protein THYLAKOID ASSEMBLY 8-like, chloroplastic gives MAMATRAFSRSKFAFLSSILLQNLKTTPIKSNPMLLKSTELALESWRPICGLRLYHDGRPRGPLWRGKKLIGKEALFVISGLKLFEDVEEKLGKFVNTHVLRLLKTDMIAVLTELERQEEVALAIKVFNVIRKQDWYKPDVYLYKDLIIALARSKKMEDVMLLWDSVKREDLFPDSQTYTEVIRGFLNSGCPTDAMNIYEDMKQSPDPPEELPFRILLKGLLPHPLLRNRVKQDFEELFPEQHVYDPPEEIFGMRG, from the exons ATGGCAATGGCGACTCGTGCATTTTCGCGATCGAAGTTCGCATTTTTATCTTCAATACTCCTCCAAAACCTGAAAACAACGCCCATCAAATCAAACCCAATGCTTCTAAAATCCACAGAACTAGCACTCGAGTCCTGGAGGCCCATTTGTGGGCTGAGGCTGTATCACGACGGGAGGCCCAGAGGACCGCTCTGGAGGGGCAAAAAGCTGATCGGCAAAGAAGCGCTTTTCGTAATCTCGGGTTTGAAGCTGTTCGAGGACGTGGAAGAGAAGCTCGGGAAGTTTGTAAATACCCACGTTTTGAGACTGTTGAAGACGGATATGATTGCTGTTCTCACTGAGCTCGAGCGCCAGGAAGAAGTCGCTTTGGCAATTAAG GTATTTAATGTTATTCGAAAGCAAGACTGGTACAAACCGGATGTCTATCTGTATAAGGACTTAATTATTGCATTAGCAAGATCTAAGAAAATGGAGGATGTTATGCTACTGTGGGACAGCGTGAAAAGGGAGGATCTGTTTCCTGATTCTCAAACATATACAGAAGTTATCAGGGGTTTTTTGAACTCTGGTTGTCCTACAGATGCAATGAACATTTATGAGGACATGAAGCAGTCTCCAGATCCACCAGAGGAGCTGCCATTCCGGATTTTGTTAAAGGGACTTCTGCCACACCCCCTTTTGAGAAACAGAGTCAAGCAAGACTTTGAGGAGCTGTTTCCCGAACAGCATGTGTATGATCCTCCGGAAGAGATATTTGGCATGCGCGGCTGA